The following proteins come from a genomic window of Rutidosis leptorrhynchoides isolate AG116_Rl617_1_P2 chromosome 10, CSIRO_AGI_Rlap_v1, whole genome shotgun sequence:
- the LOC139871239 gene encoding uncharacterized protein: MTKANETFVENVESNIGQKNIDHLVKQYPPLAGYNPVPPLPSQRAHQPPENKVAIYEHAFKHGNFRVPPTDFFLGVLDHFKVGLGQLHPYAIGKIVLFEMWCVALNTVPLVKVFCHLFRLANHHKSWFTFFARQNFTKTPKSNAGSWKETFFFVDQTVVGTGFPQTLIWCEKVEKDVNKMPALDDEEKKLLKQCVNAQLVHRSYGNVMLRLGKISAYWPWEDVRPAIVGPDGKEMRMKKVLTAEEIAGISFRSC, translated from the exons atgaccaaagctaatgaaactttcgtagagaatgtagagtccaacataggccagaaaaacatcgaccacttagttaagcaatacccccctctagcgggttacaatccggtaccaccactgcctagccagcgagcccatcagccaccagagaataaggtggcgatctacgaacatgcttttaagcatggtaattttagggttccacccaccgacttctttttaggcgtactagatcatttcaaagtagggctagggcaattgcacccgtatgctataggcaaaatcgttctattcgagatgtggtgtgttgcactcaacacagtaccattggtgaaggttttttgccacctattccgcttagccaaccaccataaatcttggttcaccttcttcgcacgccaaaatttcacaaaaaccccgaaatcgaatgcgggaagttggaaagaaacttttttcttcgtcgaccagaccgtagtaggcactggcttcccgcagacgctcatttggtgcgagaaggtagaaaaagatgtgaacaagatgccagcgttggatgacgaggagaaaaagttgttgaagcagtgcgtcaacgcacaactggtgcaccgttcgtatggtaatgttatgctgcggttggggaagatctccgcgtattggccttgggaggatgtgcggccggccatagttggccccgatggaaagg agatgaggatgaagaaggtgcttaccgcggaggagattgctgggatctctttcc gcagctgctag
- the LOC139872105 gene encoding uncharacterized protein, which yields MEISPNSETKPRVRRRLIQSTLFPHKPQENVISIDKDIEPDVDQADDEDVKQIKKRKPRASKKAVVNGKEIGEKNANEEDSPVTVKVDFFAKVSERRSQRRKQKEPISVLSPEKIEQTCSPSDVITDSKSPRKLRKRASSTPKKRQASVTPEKWQKNSTPSRKANNGALNEGDLASPLKTIPDLRLEAKLTAEENSRIFAGKEVHPFFSSWKTGKKIVDSNGTENRWCHVQKKESNNDFSPVHIFENTQGETFSCDWKNWTFSESISTRASRNLEDTCLQLINEGSVNCLQFDNFCDIPPVGISLCQYNEVVREIGKGGDVSDNTEPVAKPDGQWQDALLSERMPSDYHDCSYQPVNSLWTTKYQPEKAIEICGNCESVKVLNEWLHSWYEKGSRTNKISTNNDNWIMQGVDLNYCPSDCGSDYSDDEETGLKNVLLVKGPVGSGKSAAIYACAKEQGFQIIEVNTSDWRNGSLVKQKFGEAVESQWLQCSSPNIKNRDNKSQLKSTPTTCNPEASQRSTGDVIELIPLSDDEDSKNLDGSVAKPVGSQTGTKILILFEDVDASLIEDRGFIATVQQLAETAKRPMILTSNTDDPDLPNNLHRIEVSFGIPSSKELLNLGYMVCKTEKTEVEPWLVERFIDYCQGDIRKTIMLLQFWCQGQNQSQIKDSDVRISYAPLVFDTNAGHRVLPHIIPSGYTSKLSEMIENEIAKSTLLIEEDASFMDIIEEEDEIDLETTHNIDAKKDEMLRRHCSDQDANDYIIATNDLPNFSRRTLQKKDLISSDSEPCWNEGLVDVTDDVNAQLFSEIKKSRRKYNVVSDSEEEYFDDGLCPADSKLPFEGENLDDTCHPSADVSCVPESSYVPETVIENGTIINSPMRSSGHVNVGIEDSPTNADCAPVTMVEEDKVSVMAVKDLCLDTAPVNEEEIGDSNNESMETIPRDYQMMDECSRIDFSRKAESSNGHKTLGSTDIVQETWRKLRNCRNQLSEHVGTEENDTLEALGIAYGMTNLISDADLLLADCQSLTCDYLKPAMFSNEKSHSYSWHDDQLHMSSTFAQHGFCLYAKKTFASESKNSKMDLAWEMLTASTNAISLGKMINQNMKMVKNLGNKKLQNGVTAKSMLESPLCSTVQSIVPLRAQLSLKGYVFHEYLSSLAQISSSESSRLSEAINPSSQRRKRVARNYLSNGGLSLSSEDISLLDQYSCYRKPPSKTKNES from the exons ATGGAGATTTCACCTAACTCGGAAACTAAACCTCGTGTTCGCCGGCGATTAATTCAGTCGACTCTGTTTCCACACAAACCTCAAGAGAATGTTATATCTATAGACAAAGATATCGAACCTGATGTTGATCAGGCAGACGATGAAGACGTTAAGCAGATTAAAAAACGAAAACCGAGAGCTTCTAAAAAG GCTGTTGTAAATGGAAAAGAGATTGGGGAGAAGAATGCCAATGAAGAAGATTCTCCCGTTACTGTTA AGGTTGATTTTTTTGCGAAAGTTTCCGAGAGACGCAGTCAACGGAGGAAGCAAAAGGAACCGATATCTGTCCTCTCACCTGAAAAAATTGAACAAACTTGTTCACCTTCAGATGTCATAACTG ATTCAAAGAGCCCTAGAAAGCTTAGAAAACGAGCTAGTTCTACACCGAAGAAGCGTCAAGCTAGTGTGACCCCAGAGAAGTGGCAAAAGAATTCAACACCATCTAGAAAGGCAAATAATGGTGCATTAAATGAAGGTGATTTGGCGAGTCCCCTTAAAACAATTCCTGATCTACGGTTAGAGGCAAAATTGACTGCAGAG GAAAATTCCCGTATATTTGCAGGAAAGGAAGTACATCCATTTTTTTCATCTTGGAAAACAGGCAAAAAAATCGTCGACAGTAATGGCACTGAAAATAGATGGTGCCATGTTCAGAAAAAGGAAAGTAACAATGATTTCAGTCCCGTTCACATATTTGAGAATACACAG GGTGAAACATTTTCTTGTGATTGGAAAAACTGGACATTTTCTGAAAGCATCTCTACAAGGGCTAGTCGAAATCTCGAAGACACTTGCTTGCAGCTGATTAATGAAGGATCAGTCAATTGTTTGCAATTTGATAACTTTTGTGATATCCCTCCTGTCGGAATATCGTTGTGTCAATACAATGAGGTG GTTCGTGAAATTGGAAAAGGCGGCGATGTTTCAGATAATACTGAACCTGTGGCAAAACCTGATGGTCAGTGGCAAGATGCCTTGCTTTCAGAAAG GATGCCATCAGATTATCACGATTGTAGCTATCAGCCTGTGAATAGCTTATGGACAACCAAGTATCAGCCTGAAAAGGCCATTGAG ATATGTGGAAACTGTGAATCTGTGAAAGTTCTTAATGAATGGTTACATTCATGGTATGAAAAAGGTTCAAGAACCAACAAAATCTCTACTAATAACGATAACTGGATCATGCAAGGTGTTGACCTTAACTACTGTCCAAGTGACTGTGGTTCTGACTATAGTGATGATGAAGAAACTGGTCTAAAGAATGTTCTGTTAGTTAAAGGCCCAGTTGGG AGTGGGAAATCTGCAGCCATTTATGCCTGTGCTAAAGAGCAAGGGTTCCAAATTATTGAA GTGAATACATCAGATTGGAGAAACGGGTCACTCGTCAAGCAAAAATTTGGGGAAGCTGTTGAATCACAGTGGCTGCAATG CTCTTCACCCAATATTAAAAATCGTGATAACAAAAGTCAATTGAAGTCAACCCCAACCACATGTAATCCTGAAGCTTCCCAAAGGTCTACTGGTGATGTTATTGAATTGATACCCTTATCAGATGACGAAGATTCAAAAAATCTTGATGGATCAGTTGCAAAGCCAGTAGGGTCTCAAACTGGAACTAAAATCTTGATCCTATTTGAAGATGTAGATGCATCTTTAATAGAAGATCGTGGTTTTATTGCTACCGTACAACAGCTTGCAGAAACAGCAAAACGACCCATGATATTAACTAGCAACA CAGATGATCCTGATTTACCAAATAACTTACATAGGATAGAGGTTAGCTTTGGGATACCATCATCAAAGGAGCTCCTCAACCTGGGATATATG GTTTGTAAAACAGAAAAGACTGAAGTTGAACCTTGGTTGGTCGAGCGGTTTATTGATTATTGTCAAGGTGATATTCGTAAAACGATAATGCTTCTCCAGTTTTGGTGCCAAGGTCAAAATCAAAGTCAAATAAAAG ATAGTGACGTGCGTATTTCATATGCTCCGCTGGTGTTTGATACTAACGCCGGCCATCGTGTTTTACCACACATAATCCCATCTGGTTACACTTCGAAACTGTCTGAAATGATCGAGAACGAGATTGCCAAGTCAACTTTGTTGATCGAAGAAGATGCTAGCTTTATGGATATAATCGAGGAAGAAGACGAAATAGATCTGGAAACAACACATAATATCGACGCCAAAAAGGACGAGATGTTACGCAGACACTGTTCCGATCAGGACGCAAACGATTATATTATCGCCACTAATGATCTTCCAAATTTCTCACGAAGAACACTTCAGAAAAAAGATTTAATATCTTCTGATTCAGAACCGTGCTGGAATGAAGGATTAGTTGATGTAACAGATGATGTAAATGCACAATTATTCAGTGAAATTAAAAAGTCGAGGAGGAAGTATAATGTGGTTTCTGATTCAGAAGAAGAGTATTTTGATGATGGTTTATGTCCAGCAGATAGCAAGTTACCTTTTGAAGGGGAGAACTTGGATGACACTTGTCATCCATCTGCTGATGTGTCGTGTGTTCCTGAATCTTCCTATGTTCCTGAGACAGTAATCGAAAACGGAACAATAATTAACTCTCCTATGCGTTCCAGTGGGCATGTTAACGTCGGAATAGAAGATTCTCCGACAAACGCTGACTGTGCACCAGTAACTATGGTGGAGGAAGATAAAGTTTCAGTGATGGCGGTTAAAGATCTGTGTTTAGATACAGCACCAGTTAACGAAGAGGAAATTGGAGATTCTAATAATGAATCGATGGAAACTATTCCAAGAGATTATCAAATGATGGACGAGTGTAGCCGAATAGACTTCAGTAGAAAAGCCGAATCTAGCAACGGGCATAAAACATTAGGGTCCACGGATATTGTACAAGAAACATGGAGGAAGCTTCGAAACTGTCGTAATCAATTAAGTGAACATGTCGGCACCGAGGAGAACGATACTTTGGAAGCTCTAGGGATTGCTTATGGAATGACTAATCTAATCTCTGATGCTGACTTATTACTTGCTGACTGCCAGTCACTAACTTGT GATTACTTAAAACCAGCAATGTTTTCGAATGAGAAATCACATTCGTACAGCTGGCACGATGACCAACTGCATATGTCATCAACGTTTGCTCAGCATGGCTTCTGCTTGTATGCAAAAAAAACTTTTGCTTCCGAATCGAAAAATAGTAAAATGGATTTGGCATGGGAGATGCTAACAGCATCAACCAATGCTATTTCCTTGGGAAAAATGATCAACCAGAACATGAAAATGGTCAAGAATTTAGGAAATAAAAAACTACAAAATGGAGTTACTGCAAAAAG CATGTTAGAGTCACCTCTTTGCAGTACAGTTCAGTCCATAGTGCCGTTACGAGCACAATTATCATTGAAAGGCTATGTATTCCATGAATATCTCTCATCACTTGCCCAGATTTCAAGTTCAGAATCTTCTCGTTTATCAGAAGCCATTAACCCATCAAGCCAAAGACG AAAACGAGTTGCTCGAAACTACTTGAGTAATGGTGGATTGTCATTATCAAGTGAAGACATTTCATTGTTGGATCAATATAGTTGTTACCGGAAACCTCCTTCTAAAACCAAAAACGAGAGTTGA
- the LOC139872558 gene encoding multiprotein-bridging factor 1a-like, translated as MSGHIVQDWEPVVIRKKAPTAAARKDEKAVNAARRAGAEIETVRKATAGSNKAASSSTSLNTRKLDEETENLTHEKVPSELKRAIMQGRTDKKLTQAQLAQMINEKPQIIQEYESGKAIPNQQIITKLERALGVKLRGKK; from the exons ATGTCAGGTCACATCGTACAAGACTGGGAGCCAGTGGTGATCCGTAAAAAAGCTCCGACCGCCGCTGCTCGTAAGGATGAAAAAGCTGTCAACGCTGCTCGCCGTGCCGGTGCTGAGATCGAGACTGTACGGAAGG CTACTGCTGGTTCAAACAAGGCCGCCTCAAGTAGTACCTCCCTGAACACTAGAAAGCTTGATGAAGAGACTGAAAATCTTACCC ATGAGAAGGTACCAAGTGAACTGAAGAGAGCTATCATGCAGGGTCGTACTGATAAGAAGCTTACACAAGCTCAGCTCGCACAG ATGATTAATGAGAAGCCCCAGATTATCCAGGAGTATGAATCTGGTAAAGCTATACCAAATCAACAGATAATCACCAAACTGGAAAGGGCCCTCGGTGTGAAACTTCGGGGTAAGAAATAG
- the LOC139873573 gene encoding phosphoenolpyruvate carboxylase 2-like encodes MADDIDKKKVGKLASIDAQLRLLAPAKVSEDDKLIEYDALLLDKFLDILQNLHGEDLRETVQECYELSAEYEGKHDPKKLDELGNLLTSLDAGDSIVVAKAFSNMLNLANLAEEVQIAHRRRIKAKTGDFADEALATTESDIEETIKRLVNKLNKSPQEVFDALKSQTVDLVFTAHPTQAVRRSLLQKHGRIRDYLAQLYVKDITPDDKQELDEALSREIQAAFRTDEIRRSPPTPQDEMRAGMSYFHETIWKGVPKFLRRVDIALKNIGINERIPYNAPLIQFSSWMGGDRDGNPRVTPEVTRDVCLLARMMAANTYFSQIEDLMFELSMWRCSVELRIRAEEIYRSARRDVKHYIEFWKQVPPTEPYRVVLGDVRDKLYNTRERSRHLLAHGFSDIPEESVYSRVGQFLEPLELCYRSLCACGDNAIADGTLLDFLRQVSTFGLSLVRLDIRQESERHTDVLDAITKHLEVGSYREWSEEKRQEWLLEELKGKRPLFGPDLPQTEEIADVLDTFHVLAELPSDCFGAYIISMATSPSDVLAVELLQRECRATNPLRVVPLFEKLADLEAAPATVARLFSIGWYINHINGKQEVMIGYSDSGKDAGRLSAAWQLYKAQEELVKVAKKYGVKLTMFHGRGGTVGRGGGPTHLAILSQPPETIHGSLRVTVQGEVIEQSFGEEHLCFRTLQRFCAATLEHGMHPPISPKPEWRQLMEDLATFSTEEYRSIVFKEPRFVEYFRLSTPETEYGRMNIGSRPSKRKPSGGIESLRAIPWIFAWTQTRFHLPVWLGFGGAFKKVIEKDAKSLLMLQDMYKTWPFFRVTIDLIEMVFAKGDPGIAALNDKLLVSDDLLKFGESLRENYNDTKNLLLQIAGHKDLLDSDPYLKQRLKLRDSYITTLNVCQAYTLKRIRDPNYHVKLRPHISKDDPEPSKLADELIKLNPTSEYAPGLEDTLILTMKGIAAGMQNTG; translated from the exons ATGGCTGATGATATTGATAAGAAGAAAGTTGGGAAATTAGCCTCTATTGATGCTCAATTGAGGCTTTTAGCTCCTGCAAAAGTTTCAGAAGATGATAAACTTATTGAATATGATGCGTTGCTTTTGGACAAATTTCTTGATATTCTTCAAAATTTACATGGTGAAGATCTTAGAGAAACG GTTCAAGAATGCTACGAGCTTTCTGCCGAGTACGAAGGAAAGCATGACCCAAAGAAACTAGATGAGCTTGGAAacttgctaacaagtttagatgcCGGTGACTCCATTGTAGTTGCAAAAGCGTTTAGTAACATGCTTAACTTGGCAAATTTGGCAGAGGAGGTGCAAATTGCTCATCGTCGAAGGATCAAAGCAAAGACTGGTGATTTTGCTGACGAGGCTTTAGCAACAACTGAATCTGATATCGAAGAAACGATCAAGAGACTTGTGAATAAGCTTAATAAGTCTCCTCAAGAGGTTTTTGATGCATTGAAGAGTCAAACAGTTGATTTGGTGTTTACTGCTCATCCAACTCAAGCTGTTAGGAGATCATTGCTGCAAAAGCATGGAAG GATTCGTGACTATTTGGCACAGTTATACGTCAAAGACATCACTCCGGATGATAAGCAGGAACTAGACGAGGCTTTGTCGCGCGAG ATTCAAGCAGCTTTTCGAACAGATGAGATTCGAAGATCTCCTCCAACTCCACAAGATGAAATGAGAGCTGGAATGAGCTACTTTCATGAAACAATTTGGAAAGGTGTTCCTAAATTTTTGCGACGTGTTGACATAGCTCTTAAAAACATTGGGATCAATGAACGCATTCCATATAATGCACCTCTTATACAATTCTCTTCATGGATGGGTGGTGATCGTGATG GTAATCCTAGAGTAACTCCTGAAGTTACAAGGGATGTTTGCTTACTTGCGCGAATGATGGCTGCAAACACGTACTTTTCTCAGATTGAGGATCTAATGTTTGAG TTGTCCATGTGGCGATGTAGCGTTGAACTTCGTATTAGGGCAGAGGAAATCTATAGATCAGCAAGGAGAGATGTAAAACATTACATAG AGTTTTGGAAACAGGTTCCACCTACTGAACCTTATCGTGTTGTTCTTGGTGATGTGAGGGACAAGTTATATAACACGCGTGAACGCTCACGCCATCTATTAGCCCATGGATTTTCCGACATCCCAGAGGAGTCTGTTTATAGTCGTGTTGGACAG TTCTTGGAACCACTTGAGCTATGCTACAGATCCCTTTGTGCATGCGGTGACAATGCAATTGCTGACGGAACTCTTCTTGATTTTCTAAGGCAAGTGTCCACATTCGGGCTGTCACTTGTTCGACTCGATATACGTCAGGAATCAGAACGTCACACAGATGTGCTAGACGCTATTACTAAACATTTGGAAGTAGGTTCGTATCGAGAATGGTCTGAAGAAAAACGTCAAGAATGGCTTTTGGAAGAACTAAAAGGAAAACGTCCGCTTTTTGGTCCCGATCTCCCACAAACAGAGGAAATTGCCGATGTTTTAGATACATTCCACGTGTTAGCCGAACTTCCATCTGACTGTTTTGGAGCTTACATCATCTCAATGGCTACATCACCTTCTGATGTACTTGCAGTTGAGCTTCTTCAACGCGAATGTCGTGCAACAAACCCGTTACGTGTTGTTCCCCTTTTTGAAAAACTTGCAGATCTCGAAGCTGCACCTGCAACCGTGGCCCGCCTTTTTTCAATTGGTTGGTATATAAATCATATCAACGGTAAGCAAGAAGTCATGATTGGATACTCGGATTCAGGTAAAGATGCAGGGCGGCTTTCAGCTGCGTGGCAGCTGTACAAGGCGCAAGAAGAGCTTGTAAAGGTGGCTAAAAAGTATGGAGTTAAACTGACGATGTTTCATGGACGTGGTGGGACCGTTGGAAGAGGTGGAGGGCCGACCCATTTGGCTATTTTGTCACAACCACCTGAAACCATTCACGGGTCACTTCGAGTTACTGTTCAAGGTGAGGTTATTGAACAGTCGTTTGGTGAGGAACATTTGTGTTTTAGAACACTTCAAAGGTTTTGTGCAGCTACACTTGAACACGGTATGCATCCACCTATCTCACCTAAACCCGAATGGCGTCAACTTATGGAAGATCTTGCAACCTTTTCAACTGAAGAATATCGTTCTATCGTATTCAAGGAACCACGCTTTGTCGAGTATTTTCGCCTT TCTACACCTGAAACGGAGTATGGTCGGATGAATATTGGAAGCCGTCCGTCGAAAAGGAAGCCAAGTGGAGGCATAGAATCACTACGAGCTATTCCGTGGATCTTTGCGTGGACTCAAACAAGGTTCCATCTCCCAGTTTGGCTTGGTTTCGGGGGTGCATTCAAAAAAGTTATAGAAAAAGATGCCAAGAGTCTTTTAATGCTACAAGATATGTACAAAACATGGCCTTTTTTCAGGGTCACTATCGACTTGATCGAAATGGTCTTTGCTAAGGGTGACCCTGGTATCGCCGCTTTAAATGACAAACTGCTTGTTTCCGACGATCTGTTAAAATTTGGAGAATCGTTAAGGGAAAATTATAATGACACCAAAAATCTTCTCCTTCAG ATTGCTGGACATAAGGACCTTCTTGATAGCGATCCTTACTTGAAACAACGGCTTAAACTGCGTGATTCGTATATCACAACTTTGAATGTATGCCAAGCTTATACTCTCAAACGCATTCGTGATCCAAATTATCATGTGAAGTTAAGGCCTCATATTTCTAAAGATGACCCGGAACCGAGTAAACTAGCTGATGAACTTATCAAACTGAACCCAACAAGCGAATATGCACCGGGTTTAGAGGACACACTCATCTTAACCATGAAGGGTATTGCTGCTGGAATGCAAAACACTGGTTGA